Genomic DNA from Setaria italica strain Yugu1 chromosome V, Setaria_italica_v2.0, whole genome shotgun sequence:
AGAAGTACGGTTATCCAATCATCAAGCTGCAGGATGAATTACGTGATGCtgtgtttcttgtttttgcTAACAAGCAAGATCTTCCGAATGCTATGAACGCTGCTGAGATTACTGATAAGTTTGGACTGCACTCACTTCGCCAGCGTCACTGGTAACACACATACTATCATCACATATTCCTCCCCATAAGCCATCAAAGTGTGATGTAGCCATAGTGTTGTATTTCTGTACTTCTGCTTGGTAATATATGTAGCTGTGTACTGTTTTGTTGGTACAGCAGAGGACTTATCGACTTTTTAAACTTGCTGATAGGTACATTCAAAGCACTTGTGCTACAACTGGTGAGGGATTGTATGAAGGCCTGGACTGGATGTCCAGCAACATTGCCAGCAAGATATACCAATTTATGTTTTTCGCTTCTCGCAAAACATTCAAAATAGTGATTGCAAACAATTGCGTTACTCATCTTTCCTGTTTGATGACCTTGCAATCCTAATTTTTCGAGAGGTTTGGACCATCTAGGAGCCTTTGGATGATGATATTGCTGGATATTTAGGGTTGGGTTGCTATTCCCGTATGTAAGGTGTATGCCCTGAGCTCAATAGTTATTGAGCTTTGGTTAAGATTTCACAGTTAAATTGTTTTGTGTAATTTGAGCCCTTGAGATATTTTCGAACCAAACAGCTAAAGAGAGTTCCGTTGAGTTAATTTGTTGGGGGAATACTTGCTGGTATGCAGTATCACATTGCTGTTGTGAGATTCTTTCATGCTCCGTAGGTTGAACACCATCCGAATGGTTGCATTATTTGTGTTCTTCGCATTTGTTCCGCCGGTCTAAAAAATGAACGGCTGCGAGAGCTTAAGCTATAGACTCGTACCTTTAACCCAGGTACGTGAAGCGAACAAGCAGCTTTGTTATGCTAACTAACGTATCTTTCACCTAGGTCCGTGAAGCGAACAAGCAACTTTGCTATGCTAACTAACATAATTGTGCTATTGACCTTCCTATTTAAGATTTCTTACTGTGAGCTAAAACATGCTGTCGTGCGCTGGCTTGGTTCGATCCGTAGCGGCAAAGATAAACATGCCATCGTGCCCTGACTCAGCTCGATCTAACAAACATTCAGGTTCATTGAAATGAACACAGATAGCTCAGTGAACACGTTTGAAAATATCACCAGTTAGGGACCCAGCCAATCCAAAAGTAATACCGTAGATGTGTCAATTTTGCAAGCCAACGTGCCATTTTACATCCATCAACACATCGCAAGAATAATACTGTCTTAAGCCTTCTTATCACGCTACTGAGTACAGTGGGCAAAGCCTACATCTAGACAGGTTAATGGCCACCGGAGATCTATCCACCAAATCATCAGCTACTAACTATGCCTTGGCCCTTGGCGTGGGATTACAGAATTCCTGACGTCAAAAATGCATGCTCAATGCATTGGCATGTGGTGTTTACCAGTGACTGAAGATTGCTTTTGCTCTGGAGGTGTATCAGATGTAGCCCACCCAACATTGTCCATTGACGGAGCTGCTGGTATTGCTTTATCAGCAGATGGAATTTCGGTTGGCCTATTTGCAAATAGGTCTAGAGTTGATCCAAGTTAGTTACATGGTGTTTCTGAGCAGCTGTGGAATTAAAGAGATCTTGATTTGGGGCACTAATTGCATCAGAAAAGGCTATGAAACTTGGAGCAGCGGAGTTTGTGGACTTCTGAGCCCTTTGAACATTATCATCCTCAAAAATCAAATCAAACAAGCTTGACTTGCCTGACTTAGGAGAGATTGAATCTATGTTTCCTGCTAATACAGTTCTCTGCAAGAGAGATTGGTATATTTATTTATAACGTGATAACAAATGAAAGTAATTACGTTTTTCAAGAAATACATTTCCACCCACCTGTGAACTAGTGAGCCCATAGGAACTCTGTTGATTTGATTGATCTTTTAACACAGGTGGGCTGAAACATCCATTTTCACGAAAATTAGGTGATTGCGGTGCAGTTCTAACTGTATCACTCATGCTTGACCCTGAGGAGTTAGAAGTCCTGGATTCACAACTCTCACCAGCAAAGCCATCCTCAGACATTCTCTCATGCAGGCTATGTGAATTGTAAGCAAATCCAAAAATCTTCCCCTGAAGCCCCCGATCTGAGCCAGGCTTCCTACTCAGGAATGCAGATTGTTTCCCATTGCATTGCTCTTCATACTGGTAATCATAAGGTGGGCTCTGTGAAAATGAATGGTAGGAGCTTGCCCTTCTATGTTCTTCTTCATGGGCCTTTTGGTTCTGCAAGATGGAATATCATTTACCTCAGAAAGATGCATTGCTACAAAATATGCTAAGAAAGGTACATTATAAGAAGGCTTTACTTAGTGAATAAAACATAAATGAGCTTTAATCACAAATACACCTCTATAGGTATTCAGTGAATATAACAATAGGCTTGCTGAAGCCTCTGATAGTCAAAATGCCAGAATGATAATAACGGATAATTTTTAGATAGGGTAACAACTAGACTTCTAAGATCCAATCAAATTTACCTGTTTATCTCTTGGAGACCTTTGAGAAAACCTCCCACCAGCATACCTTCTCTCCACATAAACAGCTTTTATGAATTCCCTAAGATTGCCAATGTTGCTGCAACAATAGGTTTTAGTTGGACATTTGTTTGGTACGTATATGGGctcctttggcagggctccggctccagctccggctccacgcgcttaccgaagcacggaggagccggagccacACCAAACGGCATCGATCGCGGAGCTGTTTTTTTGGCACatttgggaggagccggagtTGTTTTAGGCCTGCATGGCGGAGCCAAAAAAAGTGACTCCGCAGCTCCGACTCCGGCTCCAGCTCCGCACGAGGAGCCCCTCGTgaggagccctgccaaagaGCCCTATGTATTACCAAACAGATAACAGTTACTGAATTCTTCTTTACCTGCTATCAGGTAGCCTCATTTTCTGGGTATCAAAGTCCTTTAGGAACGATTCTCTAGCTTGTTGCATCAATCAATTCAGGAGTTAGCACATGAACCAAAACGACATCCCCAAGCCGCAAACAGCAGAACAACAAACTCAACAGATGGCTTCACCTGGTTCCCACACTTCCGGAGAGCCTCGACCTCttgcggaggaggcggcggtggcggtagaatgggaagggaggaggaggaggcggcggccaccgcttggaaaacgaggaggaggaggcggcagacTGGAAAGgtaggaggaagaggaggcagcAGCGCTGGCGGTGTCCTGGAGAAGTCGGAGGTGGCGGactagagagggaggaagagccGGTGACAGCATgcaagcggtggcggcggccgaacGGGAGAGGGCGTGCGGGAATAATATATGTCGcgctaattacaattttacctATATTAAAAAATAGCCGTACTAACATAACATCCGATAATATTATGCAGCGTAAAAGAGCTCTCCTGCAACCACCCATACTGAGCCTCGCGCGTTGATCCACCCGTGGGTTGCTTCACTTGTGCTTCCTATAGTTCCCAAGGCTTACGCTGTTATGCATGCCTCTGATCTGATGTACGCCGTGCGCGTCGTTGCGTACAGCAGATTGCAAAGCTTCTTCAGCTTTGGTTCAAACTTCCAAGTGCAGGCGGTTTCGAGACTTGGACTGGATTGATGATATCTATCTTCTCTGTTCACTTCGTGCAAACGCAAACAATGGTCGGTCGTCCATAACCCAGAAAAATTGGACCATTTGGTGCTCACATGGATGCGGCCCAATTTTCATGTTCGTTCACCTTGGGCctatttttttttggtgaaacaTAGGCTTTCGTCCTTGTACTTTCATCTTTGGCCCATTTTGCAACATGGAGAAATCAATCGTGGCAATTTCACTTCAAATTGTGGCCCAGTCAATAAGCATCTCAACGAAAGAAAACAACATGAGAGAAAGAATCACTAACTTTTCCTTTGACTGATACTCTTTTCTATTCCTTTTGTTTGAAAATCTTTTACCTCCGATCCTATAATAATAAATCAAGCAATAATCTgctatctttttttcctttacTTATTATCTATCTTAGCTTATACCCAACAACAATACAATACCATGCCAGTAAAAATGTTACGTGATCAGAACTGCCCGGTGAGCGCGGCGTAGAAGAGGACGTTCCAGGTGTCGGGGAGCCCGGCGACGCACCAGTGCGTGCAGTCCCCGGCGAAGACGccgccgtcgtacttggtgggGTGCGCGTCCTTCCTGAGCTGCGAGAGGTAGGTGAAGTCGAGGAGGTACACCGGCTTGGCCATCCCGGCCAGCACGCTCCGCAGGATTGCCTGCTGAGGGATCGGCCCGCCGGGGTACGGCGCCGTGCCGTTGAGCGGCCGCGTCTCCCCCATGCACGTCTTCTTCGCCGGCGCGCCCCAGTCCTGGCCCCTGCAATTCATACGCGTCTTGTTCAGCACGTGAGAGGTTTCAGGACGGGcgagcaatgcaatgcaagctgGTGGCTGCGGCTGAGCAGCGGTTCGGCTGTTGCAGTCAAGACGAGGGCAAGGACGACATGGGCATGCATTGGGTTGGAGGGGGCTCTGAATTCTGATGAATGCAATGCAGCAGACTAGCTTGTCGTCAATCCCTTTCTTGTGAGCTGGATGCATGGAATTGAGACCGGAGGGGAGAAGAACTGaattgaagaagaaagggatcATATCATAAACCTTGACAACAATTACCTGTAGTGTGAGGGCGAGATCCCCTGGAAGAAGACCTTGGTGTCGGTGTGGAGGAGGTTGGCGTCGACCCAGGTGGCCCAGGTGTGGAGGGCCTTGGTGAAGGCCCTGGTGCGGTCCATGTCTTTCACCACCGTGTTGCCCTCCTGGATGTAGTCCCAGGGCTGCGTGGGGCCGGAGCGCGGCCACCAGTGCCACGAGTCGAAGACGAGCACGTCGGCGCCGAGCCAGTTGGTGGCCTGGTCGATGGCGTCCAGTTTGAGGACGCGCCCGGACTTCTCCGCCACCAGGTCCACCAGGTAGTGCGTCAGGTAGTACACCACCGTCACGTTGTAGTCCTGCACGCGCCGCCGGAGTCAGCTCATGTTCAGACGTTCAGTAGCGCAAACCATTCGTACTGCTCCTACTATAGTGCAAGTGTGCAACACCATCCCTGTGCCCATTTTGCTTTTTCAGGACTCATCAGATCTGGTAGCTCATAGCTCAATCACCGAACAGTCAGTCGGTGGcaacaaagcaaagcaaagcagccGCTGAAATGAAACGTGCGCGTGTCCGTGTGCTCGCGGCGTGTCGGCGCTCAGTGGCCCCGGAACCGCGATCGCGGCGCGGTGCGACAGGAGAATGCggagaatcccgccaaacggGTCGTGGTGACCACGCGGCGCTGTCCCGCTAGAGGTCTTCCCACATTGTCGCTTCCCTATGACCAAAACGCATAACACCTCCCGTGATACGAGAAATCAGCCCTGCGTTTCCACCActacccttcctcttcctcctgtcGACCTCTCCATTGCACTAGGGTTCCATGCCGCCCTTCTCAGACCGCTGCCCCCTCCGAGGCCAAACGGCTCCCCCACGGCAGATCCGGGCGGGCAGCAGTGCAGCGCGGCGCAGCCTGCAGGGAGCAGGCGCGGCGCGTcaggcggggaggggagggggcggcagtCGATCAAGCGGTGGGTGGTGCGACGCGGCCTGCAGGGAGCAGTAGGCCGGCGATGGTGCGGAGCAGTAGGTGGGCAGCCAGCTAGAGCAAAGCAGGGCAATTGGGGCAGCAGTCGAGCAAAGGAGGCGGGCAGCCGGCCAGAGTAAAGCAGAGCAGTAGAGTAGAGACAGTAGTGGCTTTTGGTGATTAATTGCGTGGGTGATTAATTGTTGTAGTTCATTTTGAGATGAACTATGGAAGTGGCGATTAATTGCCTTGGCTAGTTCAATAGCTTGAAATGTATTActaattatttttatcaaaATTTGTATTTTACAAACTTCAAAAATGTTGTCAAAATTATTTTCTGCTTATACTCATGAATCAATTGAACTATCATCAGCCATAGAGCCGCATAGGTCATTTTGTACCCGGAACAGATAATTAACTATAAATAATTAGAGTTGCTAAAGTTCTCTCGGTAGCAGCCAATGGCGCCGAGGGACACGCCGTGGGTTACCCGACACACTGGCAGAGCTCGAAAAGGCAGTGTGCCTCCGTACCAGGCAGAGCTGACACGCCGAGCTGGCCGCCAGCAAACGGCCAAGCGCGTCCACTGACGGACCAAATTTTGTGGCTCTGAGACTCTGACGAACTGACGGACTGACATACTGGACACGGCAAGTAACGAGGATCGATGGGTAACTTCCCAATGTAACCAAAAGCAGACAACGCCTAGGCCGGGCCAGGCACAGATATTGTGGTACTAGCATTCtcaccaaccgccgccgccgacatgtCACGCTGGATCTGTCATCTGTAGCAGGAGATCGGGCCATTCCAGCCCAGCTCAGCTCAGCTGTGGCCTCTTGCTCAGTTGCTCTGCTGCCTTCATCAACCCTTCGTCCCTTCCCAATTTCTACTGTACCagtgaccggtactaaagtacACAATGCAGTTTTCGCGTAGGAACTAGAAAGTTAGGCAATCCGGATACGGACACCAAGAGCAATCCTCAAGATGGCCAGCAGGGTTTCGTTTCGTCACACTTGACGCTACGGCTAACGGGGGCGGCCGCCGCTGGCACGAGACCGGGGTCCAAAGGCGACGACCTCGCGTCACGGGGACCCTTGCTTTGCTTTCTGTTGACTTTTGCCACCGCGAGTTCCGTCCAGATCAGCGGAGACGAACGAGATCGCTCACCCGCCGGGAGCGCCCAGCAAAAATCCCGCAggccccgcccggcgcccgcgcaCCAAGGGAATCGATGGTCACCCGCCGAGCCGCGGGTCCCGTCCCGTCGCACGGCCAGGGGCACCGCGCGCTCGCCCGACACCACCAGCCAGGCGCACGCGCCGCGGCCTGTCCACCCTCCCGAGCTCTTCGCCGACGCGGCCGGGGCCGGCTGGCCAGCGGCCATGGTTGCTTTGTTTTAACCCACCGGCTAGCGTCACGCCCCAGTGATCGATCACCTCATGATGCCTCCAGACGCCGGAGGCCCCAACCCCAACCGCCGGCTTTTTACCAGAATCTAACAAACTTTGCATCGCGTGGCGTCGTGGGCCGTGGCCGAATAAATAAAGAAGGAAGGCACAACACAAGAGAGAGACACAGGGAATCGGATCGCGCGGAACGATGGGCATGTGTGTACGTACCTCGAAGCGGACGGTGTAGGAGGGGTCGATCTTCCCCGACGCCGGCGACACGGTGGTCCGGgctcccggcgcggcggcgtggagcaTGCACAGCAGCGACTCGTACTGGTTCAGCGCCAGCGAGTCGCCCACGAACATCACCGTCTTGCCGCGCCACATCCCAAGCAGCGCCAACCCGTCGAACCTTCATCCAGAAATCCA
This window encodes:
- the LOC101778813 gene encoding protein trichome birefringence-like 41 isoform X1; this encodes MKNQSAPPPPPDAPMMTTTTPRDDAAAAGGTGGVHDGQPTALLPRNSRPAGTTMRRRPGALWAGALVVVLVLAACTAAAAVTITRRQHRHGAPAASSAARSCDAFAAGRWVVDESYPLYDSASCPFIRDEFACARFGRPDKMYLKYRWQLDPPCAQPRFDGLALLGMWRGKTVMFVGDSLALNQYESLLCMLHAAAPGARTTVSPASGKIDPSYTVRFEDYNVTVVYYLTHYLVDLVAEKSGRVLKLDAIDQATNWLGADVLVFDSWHWWPRSGPTQPWDYIQEGNTVVKDMDRTRAFTKALHTWATWVDANLLHTDTKVFFQGISPSHYRGQDWGAPAKKTCMGETRPLNGTAPYPGGPIPQQAILRSVLAGMAKPVYLLDFTYLSQLRKDAHPTKYDGGVFAGDCTHWCVAGLPDTWNVLFYAALTGQF
- the LOC101778813 gene encoding protein trichome birefringence-like 41 isoform X2; translated protein: MKNQSAPPPPPDAPMMTTTTPRDDAAAAGGTGGVHDGQPTALLPSRPAGTTMRRRPGALWAGALVVVLVLAACTAAAAVTITRRQHRHGAPAASSAARSCDAFAAGRWVVDESYPLYDSASCPFIRDEFACARFGRPDKMYLKYRWQLDPPCAQPRFDGLALLGMWRGKTVMFVGDSLALNQYESLLCMLHAAAPGARTTVSPASGKIDPSYTVRFEDYNVTVVYYLTHYLVDLVAEKSGRVLKLDAIDQATNWLGADVLVFDSWHWWPRSGPTQPWDYIQEGNTVVKDMDRTRAFTKALHTWATWVDANLLHTDTKVFFQGISPSHYRGQDWGAPAKKTCMGETRPLNGTAPYPGGPIPQQAILRSVLAGMAKPVYLLDFTYLSQLRKDAHPTKYDGGVFAGDCTHWCVAGLPDTWNVLFYAALTGQF